In Streptomyces chartreusis NRRL 3882, the following are encoded in one genomic region:
- a CDS encoding flavin reductase family protein, which translates to MATDSDTFRAFFGSVPTAVAVVTAAAPGAGPQGFTCNSFTAVSADPPLLLVCADHRSRTLPTVLSAEAFVVHLLAESGADLGRRFAGSLDDKFTGLRWHPSSAVGDAPVIKDDAILAWAECALADVVRMGDHSLLVGRMETAVVRPRHPVLYQRGVFSPWLVACEAVPQA; encoded by the coding sequence ATGGCAACCGACTCGGACACCTTCCGCGCGTTCTTCGGCTCCGTCCCGACAGCCGTGGCGGTGGTGACCGCCGCGGCTCCCGGAGCAGGTCCGCAGGGATTCACCTGCAACTCCTTCACCGCCGTCTCGGCCGATCCGCCGCTGCTTCTGGTGTGCGCGGACCACCGCTCCCGCACGCTGCCCACGGTGCTCTCGGCCGAGGCGTTCGTCGTCCACCTGCTCGCCGAGAGCGGAGCGGACCTGGGGCGCCGCTTCGCGGGCAGCCTCGACGACAAGTTCACCGGCCTGCGCTGGCACCCGTCCTCGGCGGTCGGTGACGCTCCGGTCATCAAGGACGACGCGATCCTCGCCTGGGCGGAGTGTGCCCTGGCCGACGTGGTGCGCATGGGCGACCACAGCCTCCTGGTGGGCCGGATGGAGACCGCCGTGGTGCGACCGCGCCACCCCGTGCTCTACCAGCGGGGTGTGTTCAGCCCTTGGCTCGTCGCCTGCGAGGCGGTGCCTCAGGCGTGA
- a CDS encoding multidrug effflux MFS transporter, whose product MRKTSRDSPGVSPTGRRTQGPPARRRVMLTLAGVSAVSPLATDMYVPGLPQMARSLHTDTAGAQISLTGFLIGIIVGQLLWGPLSDSLGRRPVLIGGSAAFAGFSLLCGLAPTLEILNAARLGQGLTGAAGIVVARAVVADLFDDDRIGGAFAALSAVTAVAPIVAPLLGGAVLSVGSWRWLFVLLALVGLALTLCLALWVPESLPATARVSGGVSGTVRSMRRVCARRSVLAPVLSLGFGGAAIFVYIGSTSFVFQDVYHLSAGLTSLVYGANAIGNMAASISYGRLVRRRSAEELLRGSMVLTLTPAALLVAAEAAGMGSLALTWICLFVSIAAFGVFFPAVTTVAQSRGRDAPGATSALLGSVQFTFGAVASPLAGLFGDDSALPMAGLMAGFLAPATLAAFLVSRAREAGSAAAPRDTHRHGPHDRTTA is encoded by the coding sequence ATGAGGAAGACGAGCCGCGACTCCCCCGGGGTGTCGCCCACCGGCCGCCGCACGCAGGGACCACCGGCCCGCCGACGGGTCATGCTCACCCTGGCAGGGGTCAGCGCCGTCAGCCCGCTGGCCACCGACATGTACGTCCCCGGACTGCCGCAGATGGCGCGCTCACTGCACACCGACACGGCCGGGGCCCAGATCTCGCTGACCGGTTTCCTCATCGGCATCATCGTCGGACAGCTGTTATGGGGCCCCCTCAGCGATTCCCTCGGGCGGCGGCCGGTCCTGATCGGGGGGTCCGCCGCCTTCGCCGGCTTCTCGCTCCTGTGCGGGCTCGCGCCGACCCTGGAGATTCTCAACGCCGCCCGCTTGGGGCAGGGGCTGACCGGGGCCGCCGGCATCGTGGTGGCCCGGGCGGTGGTGGCCGACCTCTTCGACGACGACCGGATCGGGGGAGCGTTCGCGGCGCTCTCCGCGGTGACCGCCGTGGCGCCCATCGTGGCTCCCCTGCTCGGCGGAGCCGTGCTCTCCGTCGGGTCCTGGCGATGGCTCTTCGTGCTGCTGGCTCTCGTTGGCCTCGCCCTGACGCTGTGCCTGGCACTGTGGGTGCCGGAATCCCTGCCCGCGACCGCCCGCGTGTCCGGGGGAGTGAGCGGGACCGTCCGGTCCATGAGGCGTGTCTGCGCACGGCGTTCGGTACTGGCGCCGGTCCTGAGCCTGGGCTTCGGCGGAGCGGCGATCTTCGTGTACATCGGCAGCACGAGCTTCGTCTTCCAGGACGTCTACCACCTGTCGGCCGGCCTCACCAGCCTGGTGTACGGGGCGAACGCGATCGGGAACATGGCGGCCAGCATCTCCTACGGCCGGCTCGTGCGGCGCCGCAGCGCCGAGGAGTTGCTGCGCGGGTCCATGGTGCTCACCCTCACTCCCGCCGCGCTCCTCGTCGCCGCCGAAGCCGCCGGAATGGGCAGCCTCGCCCTGACGTGGATCTGCCTCTTCGTGTCGATCGCGGCGTTCGGCGTCTTCTTCCCGGCGGTCACGACGGTCGCCCAGAGCCGGGGCAGGGACGCACCCGGCGCGACCTCCGCTCTGCTGGGCAGCGTGCAGTTCACGTTCGGCGCCGTGGCCTCCCCCCTGGCGGGGCTCTTCGGTGACGACAGCGCACTGCCCATGGCCGGGCTGATGGCGGGCTTCCTGGCCCCGGCCACGCTGGCCGCGTTCCTCGTGTCACGGGCCCGGGAAGCAGGGAGCGCCGCAGCGCCCCGGGACACCCACCGGCACGGGCCCCACGACCGCACGACCGCCTGA
- a CDS encoding acyl-CoA dehydrogenase family protein, with translation MSLWGTAVEPPAAVADLAATAAKYAEQAEEQRRLPPDVVTGLRGAGFARHFVPTAFGGSQGGYEELLDLVVPVAAACPSTGWSASIAAHTGRMAVHLPERGRREVWGEHPDALIAGALVPCGTATRVSGGWRVTGRWAYVSGADYSDWALICAPGAVGSESQPWCFVIPREHYEVADTWFSVGMRATGSNTVVVRELFVPEHRSFTRAALEAGLRAGDGPVSCRAPLKAVNGLSFAGPLLGAARGLVEHWVDWIGRKVDTHTGAPARDRVSVRTVLTRSSAEVEAAALLLRSIARAADSGSDLRSAVPRHLRNWSFATELLRDAAERIFVASGTAGQDEGDRAQRFWRDIHSGASHFALQLEQASGPFAQAVFAPSSQHPPTEAK, from the coding sequence ATGTCCCTGTGGGGAACTGCCGTCGAGCCACCCGCCGCCGTGGCCGACCTCGCCGCGACGGCGGCGAAGTACGCGGAACAGGCCGAGGAGCAGCGCAGACTGCCGCCGGACGTCGTGACGGGACTGCGCGGCGCCGGCTTCGCCCGGCACTTCGTGCCCACCGCCTTCGGCGGCTCCCAGGGCGGCTACGAAGAGCTCCTCGACCTGGTCGTCCCCGTGGCGGCCGCCTGTCCCTCGACGGGGTGGAGCGCGTCGATCGCCGCCCACACCGGACGCATGGCGGTCCATCTGCCGGAGCGGGGGCGGCGCGAGGTCTGGGGCGAGCATCCCGACGCCCTGATCGCCGGGGCGCTCGTGCCGTGCGGGACCGCCACGCGGGTGTCCGGCGGCTGGCGGGTCACGGGACGCTGGGCCTACGTCAGCGGAGCCGACTACTCCGACTGGGCCCTGATCTGCGCCCCGGGCGCCGTCGGCAGCGAGTCACAGCCCTGGTGCTTCGTCATTCCCCGGGAGCACTACGAAGTGGCGGACACCTGGTTCAGCGTCGGGATGCGGGCCACGGGCAGCAACACCGTGGTGGTACGGGAACTCTTCGTACCGGAGCACCGGTCCTTCACCCGGGCCGCCCTCGAAGCCGGACTCCGGGCCGGTGACGGGCCGGTGAGCTGCCGTGCGCCGCTCAAGGCGGTGAACGGCCTGTCCTTCGCTGGGCCTCTGTTGGGCGCCGCGCGGGGACTGGTGGAGCACTGGGTCGACTGGATCGGCCGCAAGGTCGACACGCACACCGGAGCTCCCGCCCGCGACCGTGTCTCGGTGCGCACCGTGCTCACCCGCAGCAGCGCCGAGGTCGAAGCCGCCGCTCTGCTCCTGCGCTCCATCGCCCGGGCGGCGGACTCGGGTTCCGATCTCCGCTCGGCCGTCCCCCGGCACCTGAGGAACTGGTCGTTCGCCACCGAGTTGCTGCGCGACGCGGCCGAGCGGATCTTCGTGGCGTCGGGCACCGCGGGGCAGGACGAGGGCGACCGGGCCCAGCGGTTCTGGCGGGACATCCATTCCGGCGCCAGCCATTTCGCCCTTCAACTGGAACAGGCGAGCGGCCCGTTCGCGCAGGCCGTCTTCGCCCCGTCGAGTCAGCACCCACCGACCGAAGCGAAGTGA
- a CDS encoding ABC transporter ATP-binding protein: MRRRLGLVALLQTGQMLAMLWLPALNADVIDDGVLRGDSGHVVELGMVMLAVTCAQVLCAGGAAYLSATIALAWGRELRQAVFSRILALSAHEVSRIGRAGLITRGTQDVQQIQQLALNALTVMVVAPLTAVGSAALALRQDAPLGLVLSVVLPTLTVALWLVLRRTLPLSAAVQQRLDHINRIMRERLAGIRTTRSFDRDSHEEARFRIADRAMMRTGLALGRAQALIMPTFTVVIELSSIAVLWFGGVRVAADDIEMGTVIAFLHYLSLMLQAVMMAMGVFLQASRAGASVGRVQEVLRTGATVDLPRQSVGRPVHPPGVLIESVGFRYPGAQDAALHSVSLTVAPGETVVLTGAVGSGKTTLLHLVARLGDPDGGRIAVGGRDVRALDRDTLAEAIGLLTQRPYLFSGTVAEHLRRGAPEADDRALWRALELAQARDFVEATGHGLDAPVSAGGANLSGGQRQRLAIAQLLLKRPSVYLLDEPFSALDAGTAARLRAVLDDETRTAARLVVSQHMATLRAADRVVVLDRGRVVGQGPHADLLADNTVYRDIVLARGGRVEAS; the protein is encoded by the coding sequence ATGCGGCGTCGACTCGGCCTGGTGGCCCTGCTCCAGACCGGGCAGATGCTCGCGATGCTCTGGCTTCCCGCGCTGAACGCGGACGTCATCGACGACGGCGTGCTCAGAGGCGACAGTGGCCATGTCGTCGAACTCGGCATGGTGATGCTGGCCGTGACCTGTGCTCAGGTGCTCTGCGCGGGCGGTGCGGCCTACCTGAGCGCCACCATCGCGCTGGCCTGGGGACGGGAGCTGCGCCAGGCCGTTTTCTCCCGGATCCTGGCGCTGTCGGCCCACGAGGTGAGCCGTATCGGCCGGGCCGGTCTCATCACGCGTGGCACCCAGGACGTGCAGCAGATCCAGCAACTCGCCCTCAACGCCCTGACGGTCATGGTGGTCGCCCCGCTCACCGCGGTGGGCAGCGCCGCACTGGCCCTGCGTCAGGACGCCCCGCTGGGGCTCGTCCTCTCGGTGGTCCTGCCGACGCTCACCGTGGCGCTCTGGCTGGTCCTGCGCCGGACGCTGCCGCTGTCCGCCGCCGTGCAGCAGCGCCTGGACCACATCAACCGGATCATGCGGGAACGCCTCGCGGGCATCCGCACCACCCGGTCGTTCGATCGCGACAGCCATGAGGAGGCCCGCTTCCGGATCGCCGACCGGGCGATGATGCGCACCGGTCTCGCCCTCGGCCGGGCCCAGGCCCTGATCATGCCGACGTTCACCGTCGTCATCGAGCTGTCCTCGATCGCGGTGCTGTGGTTCGGCGGTGTGCGCGTGGCCGCGGACGACATCGAGATGGGCACGGTCATCGCCTTCCTGCACTACCTGTCCCTGATGCTCCAGGCGGTCATGATGGCCATGGGCGTCTTCCTCCAGGCCTCGCGCGCCGGGGCCAGTGTCGGGCGGGTACAGGAGGTGCTCCGGACCGGGGCCACCGTCGACCTGCCACGGCAGAGCGTGGGCAGGCCCGTCCACCCGCCGGGGGTGCTGATCGAATCCGTGGGCTTCCGCTACCCGGGCGCTCAGGACGCCGCGCTGCACTCGGTCTCGCTGACCGTGGCTCCCGGTGAGACGGTCGTGCTGACCGGCGCGGTCGGCAGCGGCAAGACGACCCTGCTGCACCTGGTGGCCAGGCTGGGCGACCCGGACGGCGGCAGGATCGCCGTGGGCGGGCGGGACGTGCGCGCACTGGACCGCGACACGCTGGCCGAGGCGATCGGCCTCCTCACACAACGGCCGTACCTCTTCTCGGGCACCGTGGCCGAACACCTGCGCCGAGGCGCCCCCGAGGCCGACGACCGGGCGCTGTGGCGGGCCCTGGAGCTGGCACAGGCCCGGGACTTCGTCGAGGCGACCGGTCACGGACTGGACGCCCCCGTGAGCGCGGGCGGCGCCAACCTGTCCGGCGGGCAGCGGCAGCGCCTGGCCATCGCCCAACTGCTCCTCAAGCGGCCGTCGGTGTACCTCCTCGACGAGCCCTTCTCCGCCCTGGACGCCGGCACCGCCGCACGGTTGCGCGCCGTCCTCGACGACGAGACACGCACCGCCGCGCGCCTCGTCGTCTCCCAGCACATGGCGACGCTGCGGGCGGCGGACCGCGTGGTCGTGCTGGACCGGGGCCGCGTGGTCGGACAGGGCCCGCACGCCGACCTCCTGGCGGACAACACCGTCTACCGGGACATCGTGCTCGCGCGCGGCGGCCGAGTGGAGGCGTCGTGA
- a CDS encoding MBL fold metallo-hydrolase translates to MRQEGNLRAVRLEQVADGVFAYLQPDGGWCVNNAGLVVADGQAMLVDTAATEARARRLREAVASVTGAAPTTIVNTHSHGDHTFGNFVFPEAAVIGHERARDEMLAARLHLTGLWPDVDWGDVQLVPPRIVFPDRLTLHLAERRVELLHLGPAHTSGDVVVWLPDSRVLFTGDIVMAGVTPFVPMGSVSGCLAALDALRGLEARVIVPGHGPVSGPEVLDDTAEYLRLLRSLAAEGAAAGLHPLAIARSADLGRFGDWLDSERLVPNLHRARAEAQGAEPGSPMDMNALFADMVAFHGKLPACHA, encoded by the coding sequence ATGAGGCAGGAAGGAAACCTGCGTGCGGTCCGGCTCGAGCAGGTCGCCGACGGCGTCTTCGCCTATCTCCAGCCCGACGGGGGCTGGTGCGTGAACAATGCGGGGCTGGTCGTCGCCGACGGGCAGGCGATGCTCGTCGACACCGCGGCGACCGAGGCCCGCGCCCGGCGGCTGCGTGAGGCGGTGGCTTCCGTGACAGGGGCAGCCCCCACCACGATCGTCAACACTCATTCCCACGGGGACCACACCTTCGGTAACTTCGTCTTTCCGGAGGCCGCTGTCATCGGCCATGAACGAGCGCGCGACGAGATGCTGGCGGCCCGGCTGCACCTGACCGGCCTGTGGCCGGACGTCGACTGGGGCGACGTGCAGCTGGTCCCGCCGCGGATCGTGTTCCCGGACCGCCTGACACTCCATCTCGCAGAGCGGCGCGTGGAACTGCTGCACTTGGGGCCGGCCCACACCAGCGGCGACGTGGTCGTATGGCTCCCGGACAGCCGGGTGCTGTTCACCGGGGACATCGTCATGGCGGGCGTGACGCCGTTCGTGCCGATGGGGTCGGTGTCCGGATGCCTGGCGGCACTCGACGCGTTGCGCGGCCTGGAAGCCAGGGTGATCGTCCCCGGCCACGGCCCGGTCAGTGGACCGGAGGTACTGGACGACACCGCCGAGTACCTCCGGCTCCTGCGGTCGCTGGCCGCCGAGGGCGCCGCGGCCGGCCTGCACCCCCTCGCCATCGCCCGGTCGGCCGACCTCGGCCGGTTCGGTGACTGGCTGGACTCCGAGCGCCTCGTTCCCAACCTGCACCGTGCCCGCGCCGAGGCGCAGGGGGCCGAACCGGGCAGCCCGATGGACATGAACGCCCTCTTCGCCGACATGGTCGCCTTCCACGGAAAGCTGCCGGCCTGTCACGCCTGA
- a CDS encoding ABC transporter ATP-binding protein, giving the protein MTVGKGRADEHEKEGPQEKAPSARPALRLVTAAAHDRTRLVACLLLSALSVGLSLVVPRLLGAVTDLVVAGVRGAGGVDLTAAGRLLVLAAVLVLASAAAAWGRGRLAQSVAQGTAYRLREAVSAKLSRLPMAYLDGRPRGDVLSRMTNDIENTSMTLQQALTQITAALLTLAGLLAAMLWLSPALTVVAVGMLVSSALVTQALARHSRPQYARQWDAVGEVNAFVEEAVTGHTELVAGGRTDRAGQAFAERNRRLYRAGLRAQFLAGVMSPATTFIGYLGYVLVAVLGGVRAASGELSVGDVQAFVTYTLQLGGPASAVASVVGVLQSGLSSARRVLVLLDAPETHEPARTTARPHDVSGRIRFDDVTFGYTPDRVLFEGLSFEAAPGETVAIVGPTGAGKSTVVNLLLGFHAPWSGRVLLDGTDIAELPRDILHRRVRAVLQDPWLFTGTIAENIAYGVDHASEDDIRRAARAARADHFVRALPHGYATVVGEDGGGLSTGQMQLIALARVFLCDPEVLVLDEATSAVDARTELLIREATARLRRGRTSIVIAHRLSTVRDADTILVMEDGRVVERGRHAELAARSGRYAALHARLDGGWSDTTT; this is encoded by the coding sequence GTGACTGTCGGGAAGGGCCGTGCCGACGAGCACGAGAAGGAGGGGCCCCAGGAGAAGGCGCCGTCCGCCCGGCCGGCGCTGCGTCTGGTGACCGCCGCGGCGCACGACCGCACGAGGCTGGTCGCCTGTCTCCTGCTCAGCGCCCTCAGCGTCGGGCTGTCCCTGGTCGTCCCCCGGCTGCTGGGCGCGGTCACCGACCTCGTGGTGGCCGGTGTGCGCGGTGCCGGCGGTGTCGACCTCACGGCGGCCGGCAGGCTCCTGGTCCTGGCCGCGGTGCTCGTCCTCGCCTCGGCGGCCGCCGCCTGGGGGCGTGGCCGGCTGGCCCAGAGCGTGGCGCAGGGCACGGCCTACCGGCTGCGGGAGGCGGTCTCGGCCAAACTGTCCCGGCTGCCGATGGCCTACCTCGACGGCAGGCCGCGCGGTGACGTCCTGTCGAGGATGACGAACGACATCGAGAACACGTCGATGACCCTCCAGCAGGCCCTCACCCAGATCACCGCCGCGCTGCTCACCCTGGCCGGACTGCTCGCCGCCATGCTGTGGCTGTCCCCGGCGCTCACGGTGGTGGCGGTGGGCATGCTGGTCTCTTCCGCACTCGTCACGCAAGCACTCGCCCGGCACTCGCGTCCGCAGTACGCGCGGCAGTGGGATGCCGTCGGCGAGGTGAACGCCTTCGTGGAGGAGGCCGTCACCGGGCACACCGAACTCGTCGCCGGGGGACGCACGGACAGGGCCGGGCAGGCGTTCGCCGAGCGGAACCGCCGGCTCTACCGGGCCGGTCTGCGCGCCCAGTTCCTCGCCGGGGTGATGAGCCCCGCGACGACGTTCATCGGCTACCTCGGCTACGTGCTCGTCGCGGTCCTGGGCGGTGTGCGCGCGGCGAGCGGCGAACTGTCCGTCGGCGACGTCCAGGCGTTCGTCACCTACACGCTCCAGCTCGGCGGCCCGGCATCGGCCGTGGCATCCGTCGTGGGTGTGCTCCAGTCGGGCCTGAGCTCGGCCCGGCGCGTCCTGGTTCTCCTCGACGCGCCGGAGACGCACGAGCCCGCCAGGACGACCGCGCGTCCGCACGACGTCTCCGGGCGGATCCGGTTCGACGACGTCACCTTCGGATACACACCCGACCGCGTGCTCTTCGAGGGCCTCTCGTTCGAAGCGGCCCCCGGGGAGACAGTGGCGATCGTCGGCCCCACGGGCGCGGGCAAGAGCACGGTCGTCAACCTGCTCCTCGGCTTCCACGCGCCCTGGTCCGGACGCGTCCTGCTCGACGGCACGGACATCGCCGAGCTGCCCCGCGACATCCTGCACCGACGGGTCCGTGCGGTGCTCCAGGACCCCTGGCTGTTCACCGGGACCATCGCCGAGAACATCGCCTACGGAGTCGACCACGCGAGCGAGGACGACATCCGTCGGGCGGCCCGGGCGGCCCGCGCCGACCACTTCGTCCGGGCCCTTCCCCACGGGTACGCCACCGTGGTGGGCGAGGACGGCGGTGGTCTCAGCACCGGCCAGATGCAGCTCATCGCCCTCGCCAGGGTCTTCCTCTGCGACCCGGAGGTACTGGTGCTGGACGAGGCGACGAGTGCGGTCGACGCCCGCACCGAACTGCTGATCCGCGAAGCCACCGCCCGCCTGCGCCGCGGACGGACCAGCATCGTGATCGCCCACCGGCTGTCCACGGTCAGGGACGCGGACACCATCCTCGTCATGGAGGACGGACGCGTCGTCGAGAGGGGCCGGCACGCCGAACTCGCGGCCCGCAGCGGCCGGTACGCCGCGCTCCACGCCCGACTCGACGGCGGCTGGTCCGACACGACCACGTGA
- a CDS encoding MarR family winged helix-turn-helix transcriptional regulator: MEAGDELRTAETLRLGVSRLATRLRAQHPGRGQALTRMAASVLANLRHDGPLTPTALAAVEGLQPQSLTRVLNELEERGRIVRTTNRKDRRSQDIAITDLGVQALDGHVQEGNRWLASALATLTPTERGVLELAAGLMVRLAETAPLTTAHPGGADEEGHGTAS, encoded by the coding sequence GTGGAAGCTGGAGACGAACTTCGTACGGCCGAGACGCTACGGCTCGGCGTGTCACGACTGGCGACGCGCCTGCGCGCACAGCACCCCGGACGCGGCCAGGCGCTCACCCGCATGGCCGCCTCCGTGCTGGCCAACCTGCGCCATGACGGTCCGCTGACCCCCACCGCGCTGGCCGCCGTCGAAGGGCTCCAGCCGCAGTCCCTGACCCGCGTCCTGAACGAGCTGGAGGAACGGGGCCGCATCGTCCGGACGACCAACCGCAAGGACCGCCGCAGCCAGGACATCGCCATCACGGACCTCGGTGTCCAAGCGCTCGACGGGCACGTTCAGGAGGGCAACCGCTGGCTCGCCTCGGCACTGGCGACCCTGACCCCGACCGAGCGCGGCGTGCTCGAACTGGCCGCCGGCCTGATGGTGAGGCTGGCCGAGACCGCCCCCCTGACAACCGCCCACCCCGGTGGTGCCGACGAGGAAGGACACGGAACCGCGTCATGA
- a CDS encoding LLM class flavin-dependent oxidoreductase — translation MELAVNIGLDGALPLARAAEELGYRTVLASDNFRSDALTVLSCVASHTRRIGLLPGVLQLPARSPAATATAAASLHVLSQGRFSLGLGVSNPDVSEGWHGVAFEHPLGRLREYVTIVRRALAGEEVRFSGEHFRLPAGDRHRNTPLRLGMAPGDARVPVYLGASSPGTRRLAGEIADGWIGAFTTPEDVADAVTQIGRGSVGGTKRPFDVLPCAATYIDDSVERAAAALRTHYAGLLGVGDPATNFFCRLLRRYGFADAPEEIHARMRAGDRAAAAAAVPLEFIDMTALVGPPRRVAARMRRYADAGASCLGIMITAAQVETPEKIRQLSEAKRAHALFMAERATACPPPGRPVHHPA, via the coding sequence ATGGAACTGGCAGTGAACATCGGCCTCGACGGCGCCCTCCCCCTCGCCCGAGCGGCGGAGGAACTCGGATACCGGACCGTACTGGCCTCCGACAACTTCCGCAGTGACGCGCTCACCGTGCTGTCCTGCGTCGCCTCGCACACCCGGCGCATCGGCCTCCTGCCCGGAGTGCTGCAACTCCCGGCCAGGAGCCCCGCCGCGACCGCCACCGCGGCCGCGTCGCTGCACGTTCTGTCGCAAGGTCGCTTCAGCCTGGGCCTGGGGGTCTCCAACCCGGACGTGTCGGAAGGGTGGCACGGGGTCGCGTTCGAGCACCCGCTGGGCCGGCTCAGGGAGTACGTCACCATCGTGCGCAGGGCTCTCGCCGGCGAGGAAGTGCGCTTCAGCGGTGAGCACTTCCGTCTTCCGGCAGGCGATCGGCACCGCAACACGCCCCTGCGGCTCGGCATGGCCCCCGGGGACGCCCGCGTTCCCGTCTACCTCGGGGCCTCGAGCCCGGGGACACGCCGGCTGGCCGGGGAGATCGCGGACGGGTGGATCGGCGCCTTCACCACCCCCGAGGACGTGGCCGACGCGGTGACGCAGATCGGCCGGGGCAGCGTGGGCGGTACCAAACGGCCCTTCGATGTCCTGCCCTGTGCGGCCACGTACATCGACGACAGCGTCGAGCGGGCCGCCGCTGCCTTGCGGACGCACTACGCGGGCCTACTCGGCGTCGGAGACCCCGCGACGAACTTCTTCTGCCGGCTCCTGCGCCGGTACGGCTTCGCCGACGCCCCCGAGGAGATCCACGCCAGGATGCGCGCCGGCGACCGGGCCGCGGCCGCCGCGGCCGTCCCCCTGGAATTCATCGACATGACCGCCCTCGTCGGACCGCCCCGCCGGGTGGCCGCTCGGATGCGCCGGTACGCCGACGCCGGTGCGAGCTGTCTGGGAATCATGATCACGGCGGCACAGGTGGAGACGCCGGAGAAGATCCGGCAGTTGAGCGAGGCCAAACGGGCCCACGCCCTGTTCATGGCGGAACGGGCCACGGCCTGCCCGCCGCCGGGCCGCCCGGTTCACCACCCCGCGTAG
- a CDS encoding antibiotic biosynthesis monooxygenase: MDHTPRDQASYDSDGGHVLFILLDTPGPKEQRDLAAAVQEHIDTWVRHCPGYVSTRLHLAADGRTVVNHAEWTDEDHYQRNFLQDPRKRELDASIARHATSAPRPIPCQVFRHD, translated from the coding sequence ATGGACCACACCCCGCGGGATCAGGCCTCGTACGACAGCGACGGCGGCCACGTCCTGTTCATCCTGCTCGACACCCCCGGCCCGAAGGAACAGCGCGACCTCGCCGCGGCCGTGCAGGAACACATCGACACGTGGGTGCGCCACTGCCCCGGGTACGTCTCGACGCGACTGCACCTGGCGGCGGACGGCCGGACGGTCGTGAACCACGCGGAATGGACCGACGAGGACCACTACCAGCGCAACTTCCTCCAGGATCCGCGCAAGCGGGAGCTCGACGCCTCCATCGCCCGGCACGCGACCTCGGCGCCGAGGCCGATCCCCTGCCAGGTGTTCCGGCATGACTGA
- a CDS encoding SDR family NAD(P)-dependent oxidoreductase — protein sequence MRDHRVILVTGATSGIGKAVATLAAERGMRVVLNSARSPDAGTELAASLPGAHYVQADVGDPAQVRTLVERVEQECGRLDVLVNNAGVTRRIAHRAVDEVSYDVWREILDVNLIGTWSTTQASVDMLRRARGVVVNVSSVAGGRPVGSSIPYAVSKAAVNHMTRLLAAALGPEIRVNAVAPGLIDTPWTADFGDIREHAESVTPLRRIGTPQEVAESVLWLAGTSYTTGEVLGVDGGAHLV from the coding sequence ATGCGAGACCACCGCGTCATCCTGGTGACCGGTGCGACCTCAGGCATCGGAAAGGCCGTCGCGACACTGGCGGCGGAGCGCGGCATGCGGGTGGTGCTGAACTCCGCGCGCTCCCCGGACGCGGGCACCGAGCTGGCCGCCTCCCTGCCGGGCGCCCACTACGTCCAGGCGGACGTGGGCGATCCCGCGCAGGTGCGCACCCTCGTCGAGCGTGTCGAGCAGGAGTGCGGACGTCTCGACGTGCTGGTCAACAACGCCGGGGTGACGCGCCGCATCGCACACCGGGCGGTCGACGAAGTCTCGTACGACGTCTGGCGCGAGATCCTCGACGTGAATCTCATCGGGACGTGGTCGACGACCCAGGCCTCCGTGGACATGCTGCGGCGCGCACGCGGCGTCGTGGTCAACGTGTCCTCCGTGGCGGGGGGTCGTCCGGTGGGCAGCTCCATCCCGTACGCGGTCAGCAAAGCGGCCGTCAACCACATGACGCGCCTGCTGGCGGCCGCACTCGGTCCGGAGATCCGCGTCAACGCGGTCGCTCCGGGACTGATCGACACCCCGTGGACCGCGGACTTCGGCGACATCAGGGAGCACGCGGAGTCGGTGACACCCCTCCGCCGCATCGGAACCCCCCAGGAGGTGGCGGAGTCCGTGCTCTGGCTGGCCGGCACCTCATACACCACCGGCGAGGTCCTGGGCGTCGACGGCGGCGCCCACCTGGTCTGA